Part of the Limihaloglobus sulfuriphilus genome is shown below.
GTTTCAATAGCGTCAACGTCTATAAAATCTGCATAATCAGTTTCTACGACTACAAGTGCATCTTCCAAATACCAGCCCGTCTCTACATTATCAGCTCCCAACCAGCCATCAAAAGTAGGGTTTAAGCTAAATGTTTCATCCTCAAGCCCACAACTTAGATTTACACTGTTATAAAGATGGTATAGTTGGTTAGCTGATACGGGATTGTTATGCCCTAAGGCTTCATACTGATTCAACATTAAATATACCTTAGCGGTGTCGCTGGACGGATACATATTGAGGTCACATGAGTATGTAGTATCGCTAAGGGACTTATACGCATAACCTCCGGCAAATTGGTCTTCGTTAATAAGGCAAAAGGGAAAGCATGTGCAACACTGAACACAATGACCTATCCAGCTTAAATCGCTTGTGGTAGTTAAGTATCTGGTGGATATGCCGGTCGAATACGACAGATTGCTACTGCAACTGACAGTGTCAAAGTCATCAAAAAAAACACTGTCTGCTTCTGTCTGTATCTCAGACATAGTTTTTGGTTCGGGCTCACCGGTGTAATTGCCGTGCAAAGAACAATTTAACACTGTCCTGTTGTTATCGGGATTCCAATTGAAATGACCACTTCCCCTTTGCTGTGCGTAACAAAGTACGCTCGTACGCGAAGTTTTATTCAGCAATTGAATGTCAGAATAGATTGCGTTTAAAACATTCTGGTGATTCGTTTCGGTTATTTCATCTGAATCTATAATTCCTATGGTATTGATTGCTAATTCATTACTGAGCTCAACCTCGTAATAATTACATAGGCAATCTTCATCTGAAGGGTCTGAAACATATAAGCTCAATCCTTTATCATGACCATTGTCTGTTGTCTCATGTTTTATAGTTAATACGCTGCTCCCAAGGTTCAAATCATAGAGTGAATCAAATAAATATTTGGTTACAGCGACAATTTGAGATAAGTCCTTTTGCCTGTCTGTGTCATAGTATCCATCTTCAGGGAATGATGGTGTCTTAATTTCTCTATATGCACAACAAAGGTCGTCCCAAGGTTGGCACTTATCTTCTGAATAATAAATAAAATTAAGATAACGACGAACTTTCTGATAATCCCTCATTACTTCTTCAACACTGGCAATGCCATATGCGTTTCCTGCAAACACTCCTGTCAAAACCATCACAGCAACAAATACAACAAGTCTGGGAACCAAATAGTTTCGGCTGATTAAACTCATTTTTCATCCTGAATTTACTCAAATCATTAAATCTATTATTTTGAACCCCCAGTTAAAAGGTTCACTAAACAGATAATCTGAATATAGTAAAGATTTGTCAACAGAAAAATTATTTTTTTGTATAATTTTCTTCTTTCCTAATTCTCGTTGTTTTGAACAGAATCAAGATTTTAACAGATTATCCTCAAATTATTACTAATCAACACCAAAAACTATAAAATCAGCCTAAATAAAACCCGAATAACATACCGCACCACCTCCCCCCAGCTCAGCCAGGGCATCATCCATATTTTTATTATAATTACAGCCATAACAGTCCCTGCCCAGATACCCAGATTTTCCGATAATCCTGGTTTTATTTTTACTCTCATATCTTTCAATTTGACGTTTTTACCTATTAATTTTCAACCCAAAAATTACCCTGTTTTAAAATTCGCTTTTCAAGGAACCCTATTTTCAAGTAGGAGTCCCATAAAACTTTTACCCCCATGGGTAGGGGTGACGCTTAGTTTTTCTATTTATGTAAAAACATATTTAATGTAGCTGGAACTTTTAGAGCAGTAATTTGTTCCAGAGAATAAAAATTATTCTTATTATTTTTTACTGGGATTCTTAATCTTTTTTTTTCATTTCGGTCGATGAATAAAAATTATTTTTAAAATTTTTCAGCAGTATCAGGTTCTGAATTCTTCAGTTTTTCAGCCTTTTTGCTCTGGTGACCCTAAAAAAGAGGATTGATATTCTATATAATGCAATAATGCCATTAAAATTATCAGCCTTTATCAGGATTGCCACTTGATTTAAATACTTCCTCGCGTTACACCAGGCTGCTTTTTAAAACAAAATCTCCAGCTAATTTAAAATGGTTTTTAATATAATAAAAAGTTTTTTTTGGAGAAAATAAAATAAATGGCAGGAACAGACGTAAATCAAGTAGCAATATCAAGCCTTAATCACATAAAAGGTCAGGATAAAGTTATAGATGTATTGAGGGTCAACATTGATGCTTACTTTAATAGCCGCCAGAATGGCACGTGTGCTTCGTTCGGCCCAGCCCTACTTGTCGGTCCATCAGGCACTGGAAAGAGCCTTGTTGCAAAGGCTGTGCATTCTGAGCTTGCAAATCTTGACTTAATAGAGGCAAACTCAGAAATGCTTACTGTTGGTGAGATAACTGCTATGCTTATCCAGGCAACCGATGAGACTACTATCTTCTTAGATGAGGCTCAATCCTTGGATACTAAGGTTCAGCACATACTTCTTACTGCTTTGAGCGAAAAGAAGCTCTTTACCCCAAAGAAAAACAATAAGGGCGGCTATGCTATTCCCCTTGCTAACTTTACCCTAATTTTAGCATCTACTCACGAGTATCTTCTTCAAGATGCTTTGAGAAATAGAATGAGGATATACGCCCGTTTTGATTACTATTCAAATGATGATTTGATTGGAATAGTTAAGCAAAGAGCAGACTCTCTTGGATGGGATTACGAGTCTGAAGATGTCTTGCGAATAATAGCAAAGCGGTCTAAACAGACTCCAAGAATAGCTTTAAATAGGAATTTACAGATGGCCTGGAATGTATGCTCATCTGAAAATCGAGCTTTAATAACCTTATCTGATACCTTAAGAGCATTTCAATTGCTTGATATCGATGAATTGGGACTTGATGCTTTAGAACGTTCTTACCTCCAAGAACTTTCAAAAAACGAATCTGTCAGGCTTAATGTTGTTGCATCAAAGATTGGGCTTCCCAGACAGACTGTAGCAAACGTCATTGAACCTTATTTACTAAGGCAGGAACTTATTGAAAAGATTGGCTCTGAAAGGGTTATTACAGATAAAGGCAAAGCCCATATTGAGCATTTTTTTAGAAGTAACTGTCTAATTGATGGAGATTTGATGACCAATGAATGATAATAAGATGTCAAATTTCAAACCTGTAATTTCTGTCTCAGATGCCTGTAAACTTGTAGGTCTAAGCAGGGCAAGATTCTATCAGTTGTTAGAAGAGGGAATATTTCCTCAGCCTCTCTATCATATCAAAACTAAGCGTCCTTATTATGACAAGAATTTACAGATTAAGCTTCTTGAAATCAGAGAAGAAGGCATTGGCAACAACGGCGATATCATTATTTTTTATTCCCCGCGAAAAAAGAAAAATCGCCAAAATAAAAAATCCAAAAAGGAGCATTCTGTTCTGGATGATTACGCTGAAACGCTAAGTTCTATGGGAATTTTTTGCAACTCAAAAGAGCTCTCTGCTGCCCTTAAAAAACTCTTCCCTGATGGAGTTGGTGGAGTTGAAGAAGGGATTATAATTCGGGAGCTTTTCAGATATTTTAAGTCAAAATGATGTCAATATGGAGTAATAAAGTTGTTAATTTTGTGAACAAATCAAGCACAATTGATGTATTTATTTAGCTCATAAGGAGTCGATTTTATGTCTAATTCTTGTCTAACTCTTCTCCCAATGCGGGATAATGTCACTTATCCCGCGTCACAGAACAAATCTGCCATTCCCAAGCAGGCAGAGTCCGATGAGCAGCTCATTTCTCTATGGCTTCATGGCCGGAGCAGGCACACTCAAAGAGCTTATAATTCTGATATAACCAAGTTTTGTAAATCTGTTGATAAACCTTTTCAAAAGATTACCCTTGGAGACTTACAGAGCTTTGCAGATGAATTGATAGAAGGTGAACTCTCTGACTCTTCTGTCAAAAGAATTTTATCTTCAGTTAAGAGCTTATTTTCTTTTGGACATACGATAGGGTATCTTACTTTTGATGTTGGAGCACCCTTAAAAATTCCTTCAACAAGAGAAACTATTGCTGAACGTATCTTAAGCCAGGAAGAAGTTCAAAAGATTATATCCTCAGTTTCAAATACTCGAAACAGGCTTATTATAAAGACTCTTTACTATACTGGAATTCGAGTTTCAGAGCTTGTATCACTCAAGTGGAAAGACCTTCAGCATCGGGAGCAAGGCGGCCAAATGACAATTTTGGGCAAAGGGGGAAAATCTAATGTATTGCTAATCCCCAAAGAATTATGGTTTGAGTTGATGCTATTGAGGGATACTGTATCTGGTGAAGGGCCTGTTTTTAGAAGCCGTAAAGGCGGGCATCTGAATCCAGGTCATGTAGAAAGAGTTCTCAAAAATATAGCAGTAAAAGCCATAGGTAAAAATGCAACTCCCCACTGGTATCGCCATAGCCACGCAAGCCATGCATTAGACAACGGATGTCCAATTCATCTTGTGCAGAAACAGCTCAATCATAGCTCTATTGCCACTACTGGCAGGTATTTACACGCCAGGCCTACAGAGAGCAGTTCTAAATATTTGAAGTAAAAAAATGCTTTGTAGCAGAAACAAATAGCCTTGAGTTAGTTTTCACTTTTTATAAACCACAATCTGGGTTATACCTATCTCCACACCAGAGCCAATTTTCTACGAACAA
Proteins encoded:
- a CDS encoding Holliday junction DNA helicase RuvB C-terminal domain-containing protein, whose amino-acid sequence is MAGTDVNQVAISSLNHIKGQDKVIDVLRVNIDAYFNSRQNGTCASFGPALLVGPSGTGKSLVAKAVHSELANLDLIEANSEMLTVGEITAMLIQATDETTIFLDEAQSLDTKVQHILLTALSEKKLFTPKKNNKGGYAIPLANFTLILASTHEYLLQDALRNRMRIYARFDYYSNDDLIGIVKQRADSLGWDYESEDVLRIIAKRSKQTPRIALNRNLQMAWNVCSSENRALITLSDTLRAFQLLDIDELGLDALERSYLQELSKNESVRLNVVASKIGLPRQTVANVIEPYLLRQELIEKIGSERVITDKGKAHIEHFFRSNCLIDGDLMTNE
- a CDS encoding helix-turn-helix transcriptional regulator — encoded protein: MNDNKMSNFKPVISVSDACKLVGLSRARFYQLLEEGIFPQPLYHIKTKRPYYDKNLQIKLLEIREEGIGNNGDIIIFYSPRKKKNRQNKKSKKEHSVLDDYAETLSSMGIFCNSKELSAALKKLFPDGVGGVEEGIIIRELFRYFKSK
- a CDS encoding tyrosine-type recombinase/integrase, with protein sequence MSNSCLTLLPMRDNVTYPASQNKSAIPKQAESDEQLISLWLHGRSRHTQRAYNSDITKFCKSVDKPFQKITLGDLQSFADELIEGELSDSSVKRILSSVKSLFSFGHTIGYLTFDVGAPLKIPSTRETIAERILSQEEVQKIISSVSNTRNRLIIKTLYYTGIRVSELVSLKWKDLQHREQGGQMTILGKGGKSNVLLIPKELWFELMLLRDTVSGEGPVFRSRKGGHLNPGHVERVLKNIAVKAIGKNATPHWYRHSHASHALDNGCPIHLVQKQLNHSSIATTGRYLHARPTESSSKYLK